Proteins from a single region of Paenibacillus sp. BIHB 4019:
- a CDS encoding ABC transporter permease, with amino-acid sequence MKNTIQAFMKRPTTIVGIITALMFQIVFSVIWMTGYNGVTDRIDKLHIAVVNEDQQFGTQIAGSLVSSLPFQMSQPSSLEDAKQQLNARELQMIIYFPADFTQKAMAADGKADIGYIINESNPALIKSIMSGVAAEVTKEANVQAIEQGIAGTLGKAGVPTEQAAIAGQSLAERITANIESTNQVKGMNNQMVPMMMVLASYVGAMIMGMNLEQSSMMVSAGAGRWKRFAARSIITAGSAVFVSLIGSSLLAAFNGQMEQGFLKLWLFQLMFVLAFMFVSQMFLYVFGMAGMLFNIIALSAQLVSSGAIVPRELLPDFYVKLGEALPATYAVEGLMNVLFGGTGIGSEVAALAIIAIVGFVISMAAVGLKKQAAMKPGQMAMKSN; translated from the coding sequence ATGAAGAACACGATTCAAGCTTTTATGAAGCGTCCGACAACAATTGTTGGTATTATTACGGCGCTTATGTTTCAAATTGTATTTTCAGTTATATGGATGACAGGTTATAATGGAGTGACCGATCGTATTGATAAACTGCATATTGCAGTGGTCAATGAGGATCAACAGTTCGGCACGCAAATTGCAGGCTCCTTGGTCAGCAGCTTGCCTTTCCAAATGTCGCAGCCATCCAGTCTTGAGGATGCGAAGCAGCAGCTTAATGCACGCGAGCTGCAAATGATTATTTATTTCCCTGCTGATTTCACGCAAAAGGCGATGGCAGCAGATGGCAAAGCGGATATTGGCTATATTATTAATGAATCCAATCCTGCATTAATTAAATCTATTATGAGCGGCGTTGCCGCAGAAGTAACGAAAGAAGCCAATGTACAGGCGATAGAGCAAGGTATTGCCGGTACGCTTGGCAAGGCGGGTGTTCCGACAGAGCAGGCGGCGATTGCCGGCCAAAGCTTAGCGGAACGTATTACGGCGAACATTGAATCGACCAACCAAGTCAAAGGCATGAACAATCAGATGGTTCCGATGATGATGGTACTAGCTTCTTATGTCGGCGCGATGATTATGGGGATGAACCTGGAGCAATCGTCGATGATGGTTAGCGCTGGTGCAGGCCGCTGGAAGCGTTTTGCAGCTCGCAGCATCATTACGGCCGGATCGGCAGTTTTCGTTTCTCTGATTGGTTCTTCTTTGCTAGCTGCATTCAATGGACAAATGGAGCAGGGCTTCCTGAAGCTGTGGCTGTTCCAGCTCATGTTCGTGCTTGCTTTTATGTTTGTTTCTCAAATGTTCCTGTACGTGTTCGGCATGGCTGGCATGCTGTTTAATATTATTGCTCTGTCTGCGCAGCTCGTTTCTTCCGGCGCAATTGTGCCGCGTGAGCTGCTCCCAGATTTCTATGTAAAGCTTGGAGAAGCGCTTCCTGCAACTTATGCAGTTGAGGGGCTAATGAATGTGCTGTTCGGTGGCACGGGCATCGGAAGCGAGGTCGCAGCACTGGCTATTATTGCGATCGTCGGATTTGTGATCAGCATGGCAGCGGTTGGCTTGAAGAAGCAAGCTGCGATGAAGCCAGGACAGATGGCAATGAAGTCTAATTAA
- a CDS encoding TetR/AcrR family transcriptional regulator: protein MKAADIDVKMRILLAAKKLFAAQGFDRTSVRQICEEAGANVALISYYFGGKDNLFFALFEAFFPSRGIASIAQDMEPLEGMKLVIRELLTFRYQDAELSYIIQCEFALLTPRIEMIQERVLPLWQLIHKWLLEGREQGIFEFNSIHMAFTAVSSTLLFPKGNIHMLVLMGEDTTTLEERIADTTTFILKALKPSE, encoded by the coding sequence ATGAAAGCTGCGGATATCGATGTGAAAATGAGAATTTTGCTGGCAGCGAAAAAGCTGTTTGCCGCTCAAGGCTTTGACAGGACATCCGTCCGGCAAATTTGTGAGGAAGCGGGCGCGAATGTGGCGCTGATCTCTTATTATTTTGGCGGAAAAGATAATTTGTTTTTCGCCCTATTTGAAGCTTTTTTTCCTAGCAGGGGCATCGCTTCTATCGCTCAGGATATGGAACCGCTTGAAGGCATGAAGCTCGTTATTCGGGAGCTGCTCACCTTTCGTTATCAGGATGCTGAGCTATCTTACATTATTCAATGCGAGTTTGCGCTGCTCACTCCGCGTATTGAAATGATTCAGGAGCGTGTCCTTCCGCTATGGCAGCTGATTCATAAATGGCTGCTGGAGGGGCGGGAGCAGGGAATATTTGAATTCAATTCGATTCATATGGCTTTTACGGCGGTTAGCTCAACCCTGCTTTTTCCGAAAGGAAATATCCACATGCTGGTGCTTATGGGCGAGGATACGACTACGCTGGAGGAGCGGATTGCAGACA